The DNA region GACACCTCCGGTGACGGCGACGGGGACGATCATGCCCACCACCGAAGCGGCTGGCCCATCGTGAGCGCCGCAGGCGCAGCCGTGCTGTACGTCGGATTCGCGCTTCTCGCCCTGGCGTTCGGCGTCGAGACCGTCCCGGCTTTCCTCGGTTTCGCGGTCGCGCTTCTCGGCGGCGGACTCCTGCTAACCGGACTGTTCGGCTGGCTCCGACAGGCGTTCCTCCGTCACCAGGACCGTTCCGTAGCCGACCCGGAGGCGCGACGCACCTACGTCACGACGATGATCCTCTTTCTCGCGACCGACCTCGGCACCTTCGGTGCCGGCTTCATATACTACGTATTCGTCCGCGTCGGAACGTGGCCCCCCGCCGACCTCCCGCCGCTGCTCGGTTCCCTCGTCGCAATCAACACCGCGCTCCTGCTCGTCAGCAGCGTCACGTTCCACTTCGCCCACGACTTCCTCGAGCGCGGACGCGACCGGGCGTTCCTCGGCCTTCTCGGCCTGACCGTCCTCCTGGGCGTCGTCTTCCTCGCCGGCCAGGCCCTCGAGTACTACGAGTTCGTCGTCCACGAGGGGTTCTCGATCACCGACGGGGTGTTCGCCAGCGCGTTCTACGGGTTGACGGGGCTTCACGGTCTCCACGTCGCCCTCGGCGTGGTGTTGCTCTCGATCGTCCTCGTTCGCGGTGCGCGCGGCCAGTACGCCCCCGAGCGAGACACGTCCGTCGCGACCGTGGGGCTGTACTGGCACTTCGTCGACGCGGTCTGGCTCTTCCTCGTGGCCACGCTGTACGTCGGAGCGGTCGTTTCGGTCTGAGTCAGCGCTCGCGACGGTCCCAACGTCGCTCGTCGGCGTCTCGGCTCACCTCGCTATCGTTCCGACCGCGGTCGTCTTTGTCGTCTTCGCGATCTTCGCTGTCTTTGCGGCCTTCGCCGTCATCGCCGTCTTCACCGTCTCGGGACCGCCCGCCCTCCCGCAATCGTTCTCGAGCGGGCGACCACCGGAATTCCCACGGATAGTTCTCGACGCCGACGAGCGTGAACGCGCCGACGCCGACGAGCAACGAGATGAGCCCCAGCGGGAGCGCGACTGGATCGACGCCGAGACACCGACTCTCGGAGCGGAGGGTCGCGTACCGCGCTTCGCCAACCTCGCCGCCGCTGATCACGACGCCGCGGTTGAACGCCTTACGGTGGTCGAACGATCCCTCGACGGTTCCCTCCTGGTGGGGATCCTCGATCGCCTCGAGAACGGCGCGTCGTTCGGCCTCGGAGAGCGACTCGAACTCGAGCGTCTCGACGACTGGACCGACGTCCGAGAGTCGCTGCTCGGTTTCCTCGGGCGTCGATACGCCGATGACGGGATCCGCACAGCCCCCAATTGCGGGTTGCACGATCGACCAGCCGCCGAGGACAGTTCCCGCGATCCCCAGCGCGAGAAAGAGCGCGGCGAGAAACGGGAGCGCGTACGAGAAGAGTCGGGACTCATCGTCCCGTCCCCCTCCGTTTTCGGCGTTCGTTTCGCGCGGTCGTCGGTCGTCTCGAGCCGTCATCGATCAAACCTCCACGTCCCATCTGTACGAGGCGTAGTCGAGCGCGGCACCCAGGCCGACGCCGTAGGCCCAGTGGGCGAGTATCGAGAGGCCGACGTAGCCGACGAGGGCGAGCCCAGCCTGGTCGGTGTAAAACGCGAGCAGGAATCCCGAAGTGACGATGGTCGCGAACGAGAGACCGCGAGCGATGGGCGTCCGACCGGGGAGGTAGCGAGCGATGGTGAGGAACAACAGCGGCCAGACGGTCGACCCGGCCAGGACGAACAGCGCGTACCCGACGGACGCGCGCTCGGGGGCGCCGATCAGGCCCGCCAGTTCCGTGAACGCCTGGAGGTGAAAGACGCCGATGGCGACGCCCACGGCCAGCACGACGGTCATCAGGAGGGTCCCGACCAGTCCCGCGACGGCCCCGACGAACACGTTCTCGGTGACCGATCCCACCAGCGGACGGATTTGCCTCGAGATCGACGGACTCCCGATTGTGGGGTCGGTGGTCGACGCCGGCCTCGTGGTCGCCGGTTCGCTCGGTTCGATGCCGTACTCGTCCTCGAGGCGGCGCTCGAACCACTGCCACTCGCGGGTGAACTGCTCGGATTTCTTGAGGTCCCAGACGTCGGCGTCGTCGACCGGCGGGCCAGCCCAGTACGACCAGAGCATGTTGTAGAGCCACAGCAGGACGCTGATGCCGATCAGGTAGGCGCCGATCGTGGCAATTTGCTGGAGGGGGGCGTACGCCGGCGGGTAGTCGGCGTAGCGACGGGGCAGTTCGAGCACGCCGAGGATCACGAGGACGGTGAAGGTGGTCGTCGAACCGACCACGAGCAGGGCCGCCTGGAAACGGGCCAGCCGGCGGTCGAACAGCCGGCCGGTGATGATAGGGTACCAGTAGTAGCTCGCGGCGAACATCATGAACGGGATGATCCCCATCACGATCAGGTGGAAGTGGCCGACGACGTAGTAGGTCCCGTGGTAGGTGACGTTGATGGGAACCACGGCGAGGAAAATCCCCGTGACGCCGGCGATGACGAAGGTGAGGATGGAGGCGACACAGAGAATCATCGGCGCCGTCAGGCGGACGGTGCCGTCCCAGATGGTCGTCATCCAGTTGAACACCTTGATCGCGCTCGGGACGGCGATGGCGATGGTCGTGACCATGAACCCGGCGCGGAGGCGGGGATCCATCCCCGTGACGAACATGTGGTGGGCCCACACGCCGAAGCTGAGGACGCCGATGGCCAGCGTCGAGTAGACGACGAACTGGTAGCCAAAGAGCGTCCGTCCGCAGAACTTCGGCAAGATGAGGCTCATCAGCCCTGCCGCCGGGAGGAAGATAATGTACACCTCGGGGTGACCGAAGAACCAGAAGAGGTGCTGCCACAGCAACGGTCCGCCGCCCTCAATTGCGTAGAAGGTCGTCCCGACGTTCCGGTCGAGCAACAACAGGACGATGGCGCTCCCCAGGAGCGGGAACGCGAAGACGACGAGCGCACTGGTCGTGAGGATCGTCCACGAGAAGATGTCCAGGCGCGCCCAGGTGACGTCCGCAGCGCGTTCGTAGAAGATGGTGACGATGAAGTTAATCGCCGCGAGCGTCGTCGCGATGCCACTCAGGTGGAGCCCCAGGAGGAGGAGGTCGATCTGCGGATTCGCCGTCTGGACCGACAGCGGCACGTACAACGTCCACCCTACCCCGGGTTCGCTCAGCGCCCCGAAGAAGTCGACGAGCGCGTTCTCGCCGAACAGCAATCCGAGGAACTTCGCCGTTACCTCCGAGACGAGCCCCGCTCGAGCCAGCAGGAGGGCCGGCGGGAGCATCCAGAACCCGATGGCGTTGAGTCGGGGGAACGCCATGTCGTCGGCTCCCAGCAAGAGCGGCAGGAAGTAGTTCCCGATGCCGAAGAAGATGGGCGTCACGAAGAAGAAGAGCATCGTGATGCCGTGGGACGTGAACAGTTCGTTGTACGTCGGTTCGTTCCAGACCGAGGCAGCGGGGACGAGCAACTCCGTCCGCATCATCATCCCGTCGATGCCGCCCCAGATGCCGGCGAGGGTGCCGAACGCAATGTACAGCAGGCCGATCTCGCGATGGTTAGTGGTCGTCGTCCAGCGCTCGAGTCCGGCCCGAACGCTGGCGACGTCGACCGTCAGGTCGCGACTGACGTGGGTCCCGCCGTCCGGACGAGCGCCGTGTCGGGTCGCGCGGTGAGCGATGACGAGACAGCCGAGCAAAATCGCGACGAAGAGCCCGATACGCAGGAGGGCGGGATCGGGCATCACGGCAGGGACCTCCCGAGCGGTGCCACCCTCGCGACGGAACTCGAGCGGTCGCTCCTCGAGGTCCACCATCTCTGACTCGAGGGCCTCCGTTCCGCCGCTCGCCGGCCGCTCGAGCGCGGAACGCAGACCCGGGCCTCGACTGTCGGTCGATTCCTCATGCGTCGATCTCACCACGCTACCACGAACTCCATAATGAAACCCTGCCGACGCAACCTCTCGCTACGCTGACGCCACCGTGGTGGTTATTTGGTCTCGAGCGTGGTCGATTGCCGGGATGGAGGGGCGTTACGTCCGTCTCGTTCGGTGGCTGATCGTCGCGACCGTTGGATCGGTCGCCATGACGATGCCCGTCGCCGCCCAGTCGGCCAACCGCGACCTCATCGACGGCCTCTACGTCCAGTTGCTGTACGTCGCGCTCCCGCTGACGCTGTTCGTCCTGGTCATCCTTTCGTACGCCGTCGTCCGGTTTCGGGACAACGAGGATCCCCGCCCGACCACTGAGGATCCGGCCCTCGAGATTACCTGGACGGTCGCGACAGCGGTCATCCTGCTGTTCGTCGGCGTCTCCTCGTATGCGGTGCTCGCCAGTCCGTACCTGTCGCCGGGCGTCCTCTCTGACGAGGATCTGGCCGGGACCGGCGACAATCCGGTCGAGGTCGCGGAGGACGACATGGTCGTCGAAATCGTGGCGTACCAGTGGGGCTGGCAGGCCACCTATCCGGAAGCGAACGTGACGACCCAGGACGTGATCGTCGTGCCTGCGGATCGTGACGTCGCGTTCGTCATGACCTCGAGGGACGTGATTCACAGCTTCGCCGTGCCCAGTCTGGGTCTTCGTCAGGACGTCTTCCCCGAACAGAAGAGCGCCATCCGAACGAACGTCTACGAACCCGGCACCTACCAGGTCCAGTGCACGGAGTTCTGTGGTGCCCAGCACGCTCACATGCGGGCGACGATCGTCGTCGTCGACGAAGAAACGTACCAGACGTGGCTCGTGAACCACGAGGGAGAAGACGACGTGACCAACGCACCGGCCGTCGTAGACTAACTCGAGGACGCGGGTCGAGACCGGAAGGCGATCCAGGCGAGCGCGATGAAAAACGAGACGGGAAGCGCGACGACGAACCCCCAGAGGTAGTTCGCCCCCCATAGCACCACCAGCAGAATCGCAAAGAGACCGACGGCTACCAGCGGAGCGACGGCGATAGCGGCCTGCCGTCGGTCGATATCCTCGGACGGTCGCCCGGGGTGACCCATGAACATTGCTGACGCGCTCGAGCGT from Natronosalvus rutilus includes:
- a CDS encoding cytochrome c oxidase subunit 3, with protein sequence MTSTPPPHARSDPPNTPDTSGDGDGDDHAHHRSGWPIVSAAGAAVLYVGFALLALAFGVETVPAFLGFAVALLGGGLLLTGLFGWLRQAFLRHQDRSVADPEARRTYVTTMILFLATDLGTFGAGFIYYVFVRVGTWPPADLPPLLGSLVAINTALLLVSSVTFHFAHDFLERGRDRAFLGLLGLTVLLGVVFLAGQALEYYEFVVHEGFSITDGVFASAFYGLTGLHGLHVALGVVLLSIVLVRGARGQYAPERDTSVATVGLYWHFVDAVWLFLVATLYVGAVVSV
- a CDS encoding DUF6789 family protein, which encodes MPDPALLRIGLFVAILLGCLVIAHRATRHGARPDGGTHVSRDLTVDVASVRAGLERWTTTTNHREIGLLYIAFGTLAGIWGGIDGMMMRTELLVPAASVWNEPTYNELFTSHGITMLFFFVTPIFFGIGNYFLPLLLGADDMAFPRLNAIGFWMLPPALLLARAGLVSEVTAKFLGLLFGENALVDFFGALSEPGVGWTLYVPLSVQTANPQIDLLLLGLHLSGIATTLAAINFIVTIFYERAADVTWARLDIFSWTILTTSALVVFAFPLLGSAIVLLLLDRNVGTTFYAIEGGGPLLWQHLFWFFGHPEVYIIFLPAAGLMSLILPKFCGRTLFGYQFVVYSTLAIGVLSFGVWAHHMFVTGMDPRLRAGFMVTTIAIAVPSAIKVFNWMTTIWDGTVRLTAPMILCVASILTFVIAGVTGIFLAVVPINVTYHGTYYVVGHFHLIVMGIIPFMMFAASYYWYPIITGRLFDRRLARFQAALLVVGSTTTFTVLVILGVLELPRRYADYPPAYAPLQQIATIGAYLIGISVLLWLYNMLWSYWAGPPVDDADVWDLKKSEQFTREWQWFERRLEDEYGIEPSEPATTRPASTTDPTIGSPSISRQIRPLVGSVTENVFVGAVAGLVGTLLMTVVLAVGVAIGVFHLQAFTELAGLIGAPERASVGYALFVLAGSTVWPLLFLTIARYLPGRTPIARGLSFATIVTSGFLLAFYTDQAGLALVGYVGLSILAHWAYGVGLGAALDYASYRWDVEV
- the coxB gene encoding cytochrome c oxidase subunit II; the encoded protein is MEGRYVRLVRWLIVATVGSVAMTMPVAAQSANRDLIDGLYVQLLYVALPLTLFVLVILSYAVVRFRDNEDPRPTTEDPALEITWTVATAVILLFVGVSSYAVLASPYLSPGVLSDEDLAGTGDNPVEVAEDDMVVEIVAYQWGWQATYPEANVTTQDVIVVPADRDVAFVMTSRDVIHSFAVPSLGLRQDVFPEQKSAIRTNVYEPGTYQVQCTEFCGAQHAHMRATIVVVDEETYQTWLVNHEGEDDVTNAPAVVD